The following DNA comes from Microbacterium foliorum.
AGCCGGCCGGAGGAGGGGGAGCCCTCGGCATCCGGTGCGTCGACCTCGACCTCGACCACGTCGCCGGGAACGATCACGGACGATCCGGCGGGCGTGCCGGTGAGGATGACGTCACCGGGTTCGAGGGTGAAGTGCTGAGAGAGATCCGCGACGAGCTGCGCCAGCGGGAAGATGAGGCCGGCCGTGGTGTCGTCCTGACGCAGCTCGCCGTTGACCCAGGCCCGCACGCGCAGGGCGGTGGGGTCGACGATGCGGGCGTCGATGAGCTCGGGGCCCAGGGGCGTGTAGCCGTCGCCGCCCTTGGAGCGGACGTTGGAGCCCTTGTCGTTGGCGCGCAGGTCGTAGAGCCCGAGGTCGTTCGAGGCGGTGACCCAGCCGACGTGGCTCCAGGCGTCGTCGAGCGAGACACGACGAGCGGCGGTGCCGATCACGAGGGCGATCTCGCCTTCGAAGGCCAGCAGTTCGGTGCCGGCAGGGCGTTCGACCGTGCCGCCAGAGACGCCGACCGAACTGGCCGGCTTGAAGAAGTAGGAGGGAGCTGCGGGCCGACGGCCGCGCTGATCGGCACGGGAGGCGTAGCTCAGATGGATCGCGATGATCTTGCCGGGGCGGGTCATGGATGCCGTCACGGGGGCGCCTCCTCGCGCTGTGGATCGACGCCTTGTGCGTCGTATTCGAAATCATATATCATCGTGTCACCCCTCGGCAAGCAACTCGACACCCCTCGTACGCGAGCCGTGACAATGCGGTCACAATCAAAGGAGACACCCCTATGAGCGGGCAGTCACAGGCTGGGTTCACACCCACCGGAACCATCGCGACACCGGCCGATCGGCGCCGGGTCGTGTTCGCCACAGTCGTCGGCACCACGGTCGAGTGGTACGACTTCTTCATCTACGCCACGGCCGTCGGCCTGGTCTTCGGGCAGCTGTTCTTCGAGCCGCTCGGAGCGAACAGCGCCATCGTCGCGTTCGCCACCGTCGGCGTCAGCTTCCTCTTCCGGCCGCTCGGGGCGTTCCTCGCCGGCCACTACGGCGACAAGCTCGGGCGCAAGACCGTGCTCATGTGGACGCTGATCCTGATGGGCGCGGCCACCGCGCTCATCGGCGTGCTGCCGACCTACGAGGCGATCGGAATCGCCGCACCGATCCTGCTGGTGCTGCTGCGCATCCTGCAGGGCATCTCAGCCGGCGGCGAGTGGGGCGGTGCGGTGCTGATGGCCGTCGAGCACGCTCCGAAGGCGAAGCGCGGGATCTTCGGTGCCTCGCCGCAGATCGGCGTGCCGCTCGGTCTGCTGCTCGCGTCGGGTGTGATGGCGCTGATGACGGTGATCGCTCCGGGCGATCAGTTCCTCGAGTGGGGCTGGCGCATCCCGTTCCTGCTCAGCGTCGTGCTGATCCTCGTGGGCTACTACGTGCGCCGCAAGGTCGAGGAGAGCCCGGTCTTCGTCGAGCTCGCCGAGCGCAAGGAGAAGGCGAGCATGCCGATCGTGCAGCTGTTCCGCAAGCACCTGCTGCTCGTGATCGTCGCTGCGTTCGTCTTCGCCGGCAACAACGCGGTCGGATACATGACGACCGGCGGGTACATCCAGGGATACGCCACCAACCCCGAGGGGCCGATCGGCCTCGAGCGCGGACCCGTGCTGTGGGCGGTCGCCGGCTCTGCCGTGACCTGGTTGATCACGACGCTCCTCGCAGGGTGGCTGTCGGACCGCATCGGTCGGCGCACGACGTACATCATGGGTTGGGTGATGCAGCTCGTCGGCGTGTTCACGCTGTTCCCGCTGGTCAACTCGGGGGAGATCGGGCTGCTCTTCGCGGGCCTCGCGATCCTCACGATCGGTCTCGGGTTCACCTACGGCCCGCAGGCGGCTCTCTACGCGGAGCTCTTCCCCGCGAGCATCCGCTTCTCGGGCGTCTCGATCTCGTACGCGATCGGCGCGATCGCCGGAGGCGCGTTCGCCCCGACCATCGCGACCGCCATCGTGCAGGCGACCGGTTCGACGCAGGCCGTCACCTGGTACCTCGCCGGCATGACGCTGCTCGGCCTCGTGGCGACCCTGCTGCTGCGTGATCGCTCCGGGATCCCCCTGGGGCCGGATCACGAGGAGGAGCAGTCCGTGAGTCCGATCCGTGGGCTGGCCAAGGTCTGATCTCGATCAGCCGTCCACAATTCAGCATCGACGATGGTGCAGGCGATGCGTCGCTCCGGTTCTTCCGGGGCGACGCATCTGCCGTCTCCCGTTCATGCTGAATTGTGAACGACGTCAGCCGTCGAGGGCTTCTCGGATCGCCGACGCGGAGCGCCACAGCCGGGCTGCGATCTCGGCGTCGTCGAGGTCGGTGGCAACGTGCACGACCGCGATCGCCGCTGGGCGCTGACCACGCAGAGCGAGCGGCACTGCGACCGATTGCACGGTGGGGATGACCTCGTCGTGGCTCGTGGCATATCCGCGTACGCGGGCCTCGTCGACCTCTGCGTGCAGTGCTGCCCGCGGGTCATCCGGCCACTGGGAGAACGGAAGCTGCGTGAGGATCGCCTTGCCCGGGGCCCCGACCGTGACGGAGTGCCTGGCGCCCGGCCGCTGAGCGACGCTCGCGATCGCATGACGGGGCTCGATGCTCGCGAGCGTGATGCAGTCGTCTCCGTCGAGCACGCCGAGGAAGCAGGTCATGCCGAGTTCGTTCGCGATCGCGGTCAGTTCCGGGATCGCCTCGGCCTGAAGGTCGTGGGCGACGCCGGCCGCCAACGCCGCCATGCGCGGGCCCAGCGTCACGGCGCCCGCCGAGTCTCTCCCGATGAGCCGGTGGTCTTCCAGCGTACGCAGCAGTCGGTAGGCCACCGAGCGATGCACCTCGAGTCTCGAGGCGATCTCGTCGATCGTCAGCGGGATGCGCGCATCGGCGAGCACCTCGAGGATCCGGATGCCGCGGCTCAGAGTCTGCGAGGCCGGAGTGCCTTCGGGCATGCGTGCGCTCCCTTGCGTTCCGGGACGGCCGTCCCTAAGCTGTGTTCAATAGTAGAACGTTGTGTTCGAATATAGAACACGATTTGTTCGAAGGCAACACCCGACAGTGACGTCCGGAAGGAATCGACGACGATGCAGTTCCACCACCACGGCTATGTCTCTGGAGACCCGCGTGTGAAGGATGCCGAGGGCATCGGCACCGAGCGGCCCGTAGACCTTCCCGACGAGATCGATGTGCTGATCGTCGGCTCCGGTCCCGCCGGCATGCTGCTCGCCGCCCAGATGTCGCAGTACCCCGATGTCTCCACGCGCATCATCGAGAAACGTGAGGGGCGTCTGGTGCTCGGTCAGGCCGACGGCATCCAACCGCGCAGCGTCGAGACGTTCCAGGCCTTCGGGTTCGCCGAGCGCATCATCGCCGAGGCCTACAACATCGGCTGGATGAACTTCTGGGGACCGAACCCCGAGCGTTCGAACGAGATCGTGCGCACCTCGCGGACCGCCGACTACGCCTACGACATCTGCGAGTTCCCGCACCTGATCGTCAACCAGGCACGAGTGCTCGACTACTTCGCCGAGGCGGCGGCGAACGGTCCCGGTCGCATCGTCCCCGACTACGGCATCGAGTTCGCAGGACTCACCGTGCACGAGGAGGGCGAGTATCCGGTAGAGGCCTCGCTGCGCCACGTCGCGGGGGAGCGGGCCGGTGAGGAGCGCACGATCCGCGCGAAGTACGTGGCCGGATGCGATGGTGCGCGCAGCGGCGTGCGCCAGTCGATCGGACGTACGCACGTCGGGGGCAGCGCAGCTCACGCCTGGGGCGTCATGGACGTGCTCGTCAACACCGACTTCCCCGATTGGCGCACCAAGTGCGCGATCAACTCGGAGGCGGGCAACATCCTGCACATCCCTCGCGAGGGCGGCTACCTCAGCCGGATGTACATCGACCTCGGCGAGGTCGCAGAGGACGACGATCATCGCGTGCGCCAGACGCCGATCGAAGACATCATCGCCAAGGCGAATGCGATCCTCAGCCCCTACACGCTCGACGTGAAAGAAGTGGCCTGGCACAGCGTCTACGAGGTCGGGCACCGGGTCACCGACGGGTTCGACGACGTGATCGACGGGTCCGGCCGCACGCCGCGAGTGTTCCTCACGGGTGATGCCTGCCACACGCACAGCGCCAAAGCGGGCCAGGGCATGAATGTGTCGATGCAGGACGGGTTCAACCTCGGATGGAAGCTCGGGTCGGTGCTGACCGGCCGGGCGCCCGAGGCGCTGCTCGCGACGTACGGCGCCGAGCGTCGGCCCGTCGCCCAGCAGCTCATCGACTTCGATCGAGAGTGGTCGACGCTCATGGCGCGCAAGCCCTCGGAGATCACCGACCCGACTGACCTCGCGACGTACTATCTCGCGACGGCCGAGTTCCCGTCCGGGTTCATGACCCAGTACACGTCATCGATGATCACCGGCTCCGACGCGCACCAGGCGCTCGCGGGCGGCTTCCCCTTGGGCAAGCGCTTCAAGTCCGCCGAGGTCGTGCGCGTCGGCGACGGCAACGCGATCCACCTCGGCCACCATGCCAAGGCCGACGGTCGCTGGCGCGTCTACGCCTTCGCGGGCCGCGATGCGGCGACGCTCGACGCATGGGCGGCTGAGGCTGCGCCCGTCTTCGAGCGGTTCACACCCTCGGATGCCGACATCGACGCCGTCTTCGACGTCAAGGCGATCTACCAGCAGCCGCACGAAGAGGTCGAGGTGACCTCGGCGCCGGCTCTCTTCCAGCCGAAGACCGGTCCGCTCGGACTCACCGACTGGGAGAAGGTCTACGCGGCAGGCCCGTCGAAATGGACCGAGACCGACATCTTCGAGGCGCGCGAGCTGTCGCGGGACGGCGTCGTGATCGTGGTGCGCCCCGACCAGTACGTCGCGGCGATCCTCCCTCTGGATGCGACCGACGAGCTGGGTGCGTTCTTCGACGGGGCGTTGCTGCCGGCATCCTGACTCTGTCGGGCGCCCGTCGCGCGCCCGTCCCGAGGGTCGGTGGATGCGGCATGCCAGACCGCGGAGACGTCTTGCGCGCGCGAGGCAGCTCTGGTGGGTGTCGGAGGCCACGCGTACTCTGAGGGCCGATGGGCGAAGTCGCCCCGACAGGAGGAGCGTGTGATGGATTGGAAGATCGAGCTGATCTTCGTCCCGGTCTCGGATGTCGACCGGTCGAAGGAGTTCTACGAGAAGATCGGCTTTCACGCCGATCACGACCAGGTGCCGTATGACGGCCTTCGGTTCGTGCAGATGACGCCTCCCGGCTCAGCCTGCTCGATCGCCTTCGGCACAGGGCTCGAGATCGCACTCGAGCCCGGCCAGCAGAACACCATCCAGGTCGTCGTCCCGAATGCCGATGAGGCGCTCGCCCATCTTCAAGGGCTCGGGGTCGCGGCACAGGGTGTCGATGAGCAGGGGTGGGGTCGGTTCGTCACCTTCGACGACCCGGACGGCAACACATGGACGTTGCAGGAGCTGCCGGACTACAGCGCTCAGGGCTGAGTGCTCGGTGCGGCCGAGGCGCTCAGCGCTGGGTGAGTGCGAACAGCGCCTCGGGCGCACCCGAGGGGAACAGCACGCGTGCGCCGGAACGGATGTCGTCGATCGACACCCACCGCACGGGACTGCCCTCGTCGAGGATGCGGAGTTCGGCGTCGAGAGGCACGGTATCGAGCGCTGCGGAAGACACCGCGAACACATGCGCGATCTCGTGGCAGGGCGCGCCCTCGTACGTGAAGATGCTCTCGAAGACGCCGAGCGGCTCGGCATCCTCGAGTGTGACGCCGAGCTCTTCCATGAACTCACGGCGCAGCGCGTCTGCGGCCGTCTCGCCGAACTCGATGCCTCCGCCGATCGCGCGCAGGAAGTCGATTCCGCGCGTGCGGTCGTGCCCTTCCAGGGCGAGCAGGTGCCCGTCCTTCACGGGCAGGCCGACAGCGATGTTGCGGATGGCAGGCATCCCGGAAGGCTAACGCACCGTGTCGCTGCTCGTGTCAGTCGAGCAGCGTCGCACCGCCCGAGACCTCGATCCCGCCGGTCGGCGGGATCCTGACCGTGAGCAGGCTCGGTCGCCGGACGTGCGCGCCCTGGTGGATGCGCACGGTCGTCTCCGGGTGGACGAGCGCGCGCAGGTACGCCCCGGTGGATGCTGCGGCCGAGCCGGTCGCCGGGTCTTCGGTGATGCGGCCGACGGGGAAGAGGTTGCGAGCGTCGAAGTCGGCTGGACCGACGGAGTGCAGCACGGTGACGGTGCCGAGCCAGCCGTTCTCGCGCATGAGTGCGGCGACCTCGGCAGGGGAGAAGCGGAACTGGTCGAACAGCTCGCGGTCTTCGACGACCAGGATCGGATGCCAGTTGCCGGCGAACGCCTCTTTCGCCGGGAAGCGCTCATCGAGATCCGACCCGGCGAGGCCGAGCGATCCGAGCAGGCGCTCGAGCACGTCGGGATCGAGATCGCGCACCTGCGGTTCGACGCTGGTGAACGATACGGTCACCCCAGCGTTCTCCTTCACGACCGACCGCAGCGCCACCGCACCCGCGTTCGTGTCGAACACGACCTCGCCGGGGCCGTCTCGCTCGGCGAGGGCGACGGCCGTCGCCACGGTCGCATGACCGCAGAACGGCACCTCCGCCGCCGGAGAGAAGTAGCGTGCCCGATATCGCGGCACACCGGCGTCGTCCGTGCGATCGACGAGGAAGGCGGTCTCTGAGAATCCGACGTCCGCAGCGATGCGCTGCATCCTCTCGTCGGTCAATCCGTCGGCGTCGAGCACGACACCTGCGGGGTTGCCGCCGTCTGGGCTCGCCGCGAAGGCGCTGTACCGCAGGACACCGGGATCATCCGTCATGACGAGAAGCCTAGCGATCGTGCATCATCAGGAATTCACGCGGATGATCTCCTGCTGGT
Coding sequences within:
- a CDS encoding MFS transporter — protein: MSGQSQAGFTPTGTIATPADRRRVVFATVVGTTVEWYDFFIYATAVGLVFGQLFFEPLGANSAIVAFATVGVSFLFRPLGAFLAGHYGDKLGRKTVLMWTLILMGAATALIGVLPTYEAIGIAAPILLVLLRILQGISAGGEWGGAVLMAVEHAPKAKRGIFGASPQIGVPLGLLLASGVMALMTVIAPGDQFLEWGWRIPFLLSVVLILVGYYVRRKVEESPVFVELAERKEKASMPIVQLFRKHLLLVIVAAFVFAGNNAVGYMTTGGYIQGYATNPEGPIGLERGPVLWAVAGSAVTWLITTLLAGWLSDRIGRRTTYIMGWVMQLVGVFTLFPLVNSGEIGLLFAGLAILTIGLGFTYGPQAALYAELFPASIRFSGVSISYAIGAIAGGAFAPTIATAIVQATGSTQAVTWYLAGMTLLGLVATLLLRDRSGIPLGPDHEEEQSVSPIRGLAKV
- a CDS encoding IclR family transcriptional regulator; protein product: MPEGTPASQTLSRGIRILEVLADARIPLTIDEIASRLEVHRSVAYRLLRTLEDHRLIGRDSAGAVTLGPRMAALAAGVAHDLQAEAIPELTAIANELGMTCFLGVLDGDDCITLASIEPRHAIASVAQRPGARHSVTVGAPGKAILTQLPFSQWPDDPRAALHAEVDEARVRGYATSHDEVIPTVQSVAVPLALRGQRPAAIAVVHVATDLDDAEIAARLWRSASAIREALDG
- a CDS encoding FAD-dependent monooxygenase, whose amino-acid sequence is MQFHHHGYVSGDPRVKDAEGIGTERPVDLPDEIDVLIVGSGPAGMLLAAQMSQYPDVSTRIIEKREGRLVLGQADGIQPRSVETFQAFGFAERIIAEAYNIGWMNFWGPNPERSNEIVRTSRTADYAYDICEFPHLIVNQARVLDYFAEAAANGPGRIVPDYGIEFAGLTVHEEGEYPVEASLRHVAGERAGEERTIRAKYVAGCDGARSGVRQSIGRTHVGGSAAHAWGVMDVLVNTDFPDWRTKCAINSEAGNILHIPREGGYLSRMYIDLGEVAEDDDHRVRQTPIEDIIAKANAILSPYTLDVKEVAWHSVYEVGHRVTDGFDDVIDGSGRTPRVFLTGDACHTHSAKAGQGMNVSMQDGFNLGWKLGSVLTGRAPEALLATYGAERRPVAQQLIDFDREWSTLMARKPSEITDPTDLATYYLATAEFPSGFMTQYTSSMITGSDAHQALAGGFPLGKRFKSAEVVRVGDGNAIHLGHHAKADGRWRVYAFAGRDAATLDAWAAEAAPVFERFTPSDADIDAVFDVKAIYQQPHEEVEVTSAPALFQPKTGPLGLTDWEKVYAAGPSKWTETDIFEARELSRDGVVIVVRPDQYVAAILPLDATDELGAFFDGALLPAS
- a CDS encoding VOC family protein; protein product: MDWKIELIFVPVSDVDRSKEFYEKIGFHADHDQVPYDGLRFVQMTPPGSACSIAFGTGLEIALEPGQQNTIQVVVPNADEALAHLQGLGVAAQGVDEQGWGRFVTFDDPDGNTWTLQELPDYSAQG
- a CDS encoding NUDIX hydrolase encodes the protein MPAIRNIAVGLPVKDGHLLALEGHDRTRGIDFLRAIGGGIEFGETAADALRREFMEELGVTLEDAEPLGVFESIFTYEGAPCHEIAHVFAVSSAALDTVPLDAELRILDEGSPVRWVSIDDIRSGARVLFPSGAPEALFALTQR
- a CDS encoding PhzF family phenazine biosynthesis protein, which codes for MTDDPGVLRYSAFAASPDGGNPAGVVLDADGLTDERMQRIAADVGFSETAFLVDRTDDAGVPRYRARYFSPAAEVPFCGHATVATAVALAERDGPGEVVFDTNAGAVALRSVVKENAGVTVSFTSVEPQVRDLDPDVLERLLGSLGLAGSDLDERFPAKEAFAGNWHPILVVEDRELFDQFRFSPAEVAALMRENGWLGTVTVLHSVGPADFDARNLFPVGRITEDPATGSAAASTGAYLRALVHPETTVRIHQGAHVRRPSLLTVRIPPTGGIEVSGGATLLD